The following proteins are encoded in a genomic region of Spirosoma sp. SC4-14:
- a CDS encoding Gfo/Idh/MocA family oxidoreductase: MDQLNWGIIGCGDVTEVKSGPAFNRIPHSTLVAVMRRDPEKAADYARRHNVPKWYTDADELINDPDVNAIYVATPPDSHADYAIRAMRAGKPVYVEKPMARNAAECESMNQVSQETGVPLFVAYYRRALPYFLKIKDLVDQKAIGDIRYIRVQLNWQPYAEEVGENPLPRWRVFPEISGGGHFHDLASHQFDFLEYVFGPLKEANGIARNQAGLYQADDIVVATFEFESGILGTGSWCYTVNREQRIDETQFIGSKGKITFSYFENYRIKIETETGIEEVTIPFPDHIQQPLLEMIVDELRGIGKSPSTGQTGARANSIMDQITARK; encoded by the coding sequence ATGGACCAGTTGAATTGGGGTATCATTGGTTGCGGAGACGTAACGGAAGTAAAAAGCGGACCCGCATTTAATAGAATTCCTCATTCGACACTGGTAGCGGTTATGCGCCGGGACCCCGAAAAAGCAGCCGATTATGCCCGCCGGCACAATGTTCCAAAGTGGTATACAGATGCTGACGAACTGATCAATGATCCTGATGTGAACGCGATTTATGTAGCTACACCTCCAGATAGTCACGCTGACTATGCGATCCGGGCAATGCGGGCAGGAAAACCTGTTTATGTAGAAAAGCCAATGGCCCGAAATGCCGCCGAGTGCGAATCCATGAATCAGGTAAGCCAGGAAACGGGGGTTCCGCTCTTTGTGGCCTATTATCGACGCGCTTTGCCTTATTTCCTGAAAATCAAGGACCTGGTCGACCAAAAAGCAATTGGTGATATTCGGTACATACGGGTTCAGTTGAACTGGCAACCGTATGCAGAAGAAGTGGGTGAAAACCCTCTGCCCCGATGGCGGGTTTTTCCCGAAATTTCGGGGGGCGGACACTTCCATGATCTGGCGTCACATCAGTTCGATTTCCTCGAATATGTATTTGGACCGCTAAAAGAGGCCAATGGGATAGCCAGAAATCAGGCTGGTTTATATCAGGCTGATGATATTGTAGTGGCAACATTTGAGTTCGAATCGGGCATACTCGGAACAGGTAGCTGGTGCTATACGGTGAATCGGGAACAACGCATCGACGAAACGCAATTTATTGGCTCCAAAGGCAAAATTACTTTCTCCTATTTCGAAAATTACCGGATCAAAATTGAAACCGAAACAGGCATCGAAGAAGTGACAATTCCTTTCCCGGATCATATTCAGCAACCCTTACTTGAAATGATCGTCGACGAACTTCGGGGTATTGGTAAAAGCCCCAGTACGGGCCAGACAGGAGCGCGGGCCAATTCGATTATGGACCAGATAACAGCCAGAAAATAA
- a CDS encoding ATP-binding cassette domain-containing protein, protein MLSVSNLTKAYAGRTVLTIPMLELPAGFHYFRGGNGSGKTTFFRTVAGLLPFFGQIILDNQYEINRDSVAYRMRVNYAEAEPVYPDFLTARDLTGFVGKAKQAPAGQIDALAELLGVDKFWTQPTGTFSSGMLKKLSLLLALLGKPRLVLLDEPLTTLDVTTAARLFEFIQQLNTAGQVSFWLTSHQDVALTGLPIASTWQVGNGEIVPAT, encoded by the coding sequence TTGCTTTCTGTTTCTAACCTCACCAAAGCCTATGCTGGCCGGACGGTTCTGACAATACCTATGTTAGAGCTTCCGGCTGGTTTTCATTATTTCAGGGGCGGCAATGGGTCAGGAAAAACAACCTTTTTTCGGACGGTTGCGGGCCTTTTGCCGTTTTTTGGACAAATTATTCTCGACAATCAGTATGAAATCAATCGCGATTCGGTTGCGTATCGAATGCGGGTAAATTATGCCGAAGCTGAACCGGTTTATCCTGATTTCCTGACAGCCCGCGATTTGACGGGTTTTGTTGGCAAAGCCAAACAGGCCCCGGCTGGCCAAATTGATGCATTGGCTGAACTTCTGGGCGTCGATAAATTCTGGACGCAGCCGACCGGTACGTTTTCGAGTGGTATGCTTAAAAAATTATCGTTGCTATTAGCATTGTTAGGAAAGCCCCGACTGGTGCTCCTCGATGAGCCTCTAACAACACTGGATGTGACTACTGCCGCCCGGCTGTTTGAGTTTATACAACAGCTTAATACCGCCGGGCAGGTGTCGTTCTGGTTAACTTCACATCAGGATGTTGCCCTGACGGGATTACCGATTGCCAGCACCTGGCAGGTTGGCAATGGAGAAATTGTACCCGCAACCTGA
- a CDS encoding aminotransferase class V-fold PLP-dependent enzyme: MSSRRTFFRQTAVAATGALTLPSFLPEAFAKSIPSADMGQKSATEWAQDEDFWAWVKSEYTVSPTILNLNNGGVCPQPKVVQDAHIRFYQYCNEAPSYYMWRILDQGRESLRAKLADLGGCSPEEIAINRNATEGLNTVIFGLNLKAGDEIVLTKQDYPNMLNAWKQREKRDGIKLVFLDLDLPSENDDVLVDTFVKAFTSKTKVVHVTHLVNWVGQVLPVRKIADEAHKRGIEVIADGAHSFALFDFKIPDLGADYYATSLHKWLCAPFGSGMLYIRQPKIKNVWALLSNNEPDGPDIRKFESLGTRSFASEMAIGTAVDFHNSIGSARKFARAHYLKNYWMERVKDLPGVKLHTSLKPEFAGAVALFSIDGMKASEVDGQLMNKYKIHTTTIDWEHFHGVRVTPHVYHSPKDLDRLVTAISAISEKQAVASKKKS; this comes from the coding sequence ATGTCATCCCGCAGAACTTTCTTCCGACAGACCGCAGTTGCTGCCACTGGTGCGCTCACGTTACCTTCTTTTTTACCCGAAGCCTTTGCCAAATCGATTCCCTCGGCCGACATGGGACAGAAATCGGCTACAGAATGGGCTCAGGATGAAGATTTCTGGGCGTGGGTGAAATCAGAATATACCGTTTCCCCTACCATACTCAACCTGAACAATGGCGGGGTGTGCCCACAGCCGAAAGTGGTTCAGGACGCTCACATCCGATTCTATCAATATTGTAATGAGGCCCCATCATACTACATGTGGCGCATTCTGGACCAGGGGCGCGAATCGTTGCGTGCGAAACTGGCCGACCTGGGAGGCTGCTCGCCCGAAGAAATAGCCATCAACCGAAATGCTACCGAAGGACTGAATACGGTTATTTTCGGCCTCAACTTAAAGGCTGGGGACGAAATTGTATTGACAAAACAAGATTACCCAAACATGCTGAACGCCTGGAAACAGCGCGAAAAGCGGGATGGTATCAAATTAGTGTTTCTGGACCTGGATTTGCCGAGCGAAAACGACGACGTACTTGTCGATACATTTGTGAAAGCCTTCACGTCTAAAACCAAAGTCGTGCATGTTACTCACCTGGTTAACTGGGTAGGCCAGGTGCTGCCAGTACGTAAGATTGCCGATGAAGCCCACAAACGGGGTATTGAGGTAATTGCCGATGGCGCCCACTCATTTGCGCTGTTTGACTTCAAAATTCCTGATCTGGGAGCTGATTATTATGCTACGAGCCTTCATAAGTGGCTCTGTGCGCCATTCGGGAGTGGCATGTTGTATATCCGCCAGCCTAAAATTAAAAACGTATGGGCACTCCTCTCGAACAATGAACCGGATGGGCCCGATATTCGCAAATTCGAGAGTTTAGGAACCCGATCATTTGCGTCGGAAATGGCGATCGGAACGGCGGTTGATTTTCATAATAGCATTGGTTCTGCCCGTAAGTTTGCCCGCGCCCATTACCTCAAAAACTATTGGATGGAGCGCGTTAAAGACCTGCCAGGAGTGAAACTTCACACATCGCTCAAACCCGAATTTGCCGGAGCGGTTGCTCTATTTTCGATCGATGGGATGAAAGCCAGCGAGGTAGACGGGCAGTTGATGAACAAATACAAAATCCATACAACAACAATTGATTGGGAGCATTTTCACGGAGTTCGGGTTACTCCCCACGTTTATCATTCGCCTAAAGATCTGGATCGGCTGGTTACGGCCATTTCGGCCATTTCGGAGAAACAGGCCGTTGCCAGTAAGAAAAAAAGCTAG
- a CDS encoding RDD family protein, whose product MLVQPTFTPVSTYVKATPVQRFVAAFIDGIIGNVPAWVLMMISYNLVTVGYVIAIGYLLTKDALPATNGYLGGQSIGKKLMGIKAIKEETGGSLEGDYGTAITRQVSLLIPFFNIVDALMVFSGDSKRFGDKWAKTIVVKA is encoded by the coding sequence ATGCTCGTGCAACCTACCTTCACTCCAGTTTCTACATACGTAAAAGCGACCCCCGTACAACGCTTTGTTGCTGCATTCATCGATGGTATTATTGGCAATGTACCTGCCTGGGTATTAATGATGATTTCTTATAATCTGGTAACAGTAGGCTATGTTATTGCCATCGGCTACTTGCTAACGAAAGATGCTTTACCGGCCACAAATGGGTATCTGGGTGGTCAAAGTATTGGCAAAAAGTTAATGGGTATAAAAGCAATTAAGGAAGAAACGGGTGGCAGTCTCGAAGGCGATTATGGAACGGCCATTACCCGTCAGGTTTCGCTGCTCATTCCCTTCTTTAACATTGTCGATGCGCTGATGGTATTTAGCGGGGATAGCAAACGATTTGGCGATAAATGGGCAAAAACCATTGTCGTAAAAGCATAA
- a CDS encoding metallophosphoesterase family protein, with translation MRYSSSVWYLFLLCCLINLPMLRANAQSGGELVRGPYLQRATPTSITVRWRTSTPSTGVVRYGTSGSKLSKTTSEPSATTDHEITVSGLKPNTQYFYSIGTADVTLQGNNDNFFYTFPTEGTAKKTRIWSLGDFGNHSARQFNVKNAFKEYVKGIGDPYIDLWLWLGDNAYNRGQDAEYQHNVFSADTGYAGDRFMKQTPIFATPGNHDYAGNNDLRVSLDIPYYQVVSHPTKGEAGGVPSGSESYYSFNYGNIHFVSLDSDRYDDSTYKASNVRFGEGSPQLAWLKQDLAAAQTNPKITWIIAYWHHPPYTKGTHDSDKEKQLRDVRMNLLPVLEQYKVDLVMGGHSHVYERSGLLKGHYGDELTFDASTHTANSASKPASQPGKSESHFVKNRKAAVNEGTIYVVNGDGGAGGGHVKTGTAQWPHNAMEVSYDGVGGSMYIEIEGNKLSATMIAGDGSIQDQFTISK, from the coding sequence ATGCGGTACTCATCCTCTGTTTGGTATCTGTTTCTTCTATGCTGCCTGATTAACCTGCCAATGCTACGGGCTAATGCTCAGTCGGGTGGAGAGCTCGTGCGTGGGCCCTATCTACAAAGAGCGACGCCAACCAGCATCACAGTCCGCTGGCGAACGAGCACGCCCTCAACCGGCGTGGTGCGCTATGGCACATCGGGCAGTAAGCTCTCTAAAACAACCAGCGAACCCAGCGCTACCACCGATCATGAAATAACCGTGTCGGGTCTGAAACCGAATACGCAGTATTTCTATTCCATTGGAACTGCCGATGTAACCCTACAGGGAAACAACGACAATTTCTTTTATACCTTTCCAACCGAAGGCACTGCCAAGAAAACCCGGATCTGGTCGCTGGGCGATTTTGGTAATCATTCGGCCCGGCAGTTCAACGTAAAAAACGCGTTTAAAGAATACGTAAAAGGTATTGGTGACCCTTACATTGACCTATGGCTCTGGCTCGGCGACAATGCCTATAATCGGGGGCAGGATGCCGAATACCAGCATAATGTGTTTAGCGCCGATACGGGTTATGCGGGCGATCGGTTTATGAAACAAACGCCCATTTTTGCTACACCCGGCAACCATGACTATGCGGGCAACAACGACCTGCGGGTTAGCCTCGACATTCCGTATTATCAGGTAGTATCGCATCCAACTAAGGGCGAAGCGGGTGGTGTGCCGTCGGGAAGCGAATCCTACTATTCGTTCAATTACGGTAATATCCATTTTGTTAGCCTCGATTCGGACCGTTATGACGACAGCACCTACAAAGCTTCCAACGTGCGGTTTGGTGAAGGCAGTCCACAACTGGCGTGGTTGAAACAGGATCTGGCAGCCGCTCAAACTAATCCTAAAATCACCTGGATCATTGCATATTGGCACCATCCGCCCTACACGAAAGGCACGCACGATTCAGACAAAGAAAAACAGCTTCGGGATGTCCGGATGAATCTGCTTCCGGTGCTGGAGCAATACAAGGTCGATCTGGTAATGGGCGGTCATAGCCACGTTTACGAACGGTCGGGTTTGCTGAAAGGGCATTATGGCGATGAACTTACATTCGACGCCAGCACCCATACGGCCAATAGTGCCAGTAAACCAGCCAGTCAGCCAGGAAAATCAGAAAGTCATTTTGTAAAAAATCGCAAAGCGGCTGTCAACGAAGGTACGATCTATGTGGTTAATGGCGATGGCGGAGCGGGGGGGGGTCACGTAAAAACCGGCACGGCGCAATGGCCACATAACGCAATGGAGGTCTCCTATGATGGCGTGGGAGGGTCTATGTACATCGAGATTGAAGGCAACAAACTGTCGGCTACCATGATTGCGGGCGACGGCTCGATTCAGGACCAGTTTACGATAAGCAAGTAA
- a CDS encoding ATP-binding cassette domain-containing protein: MNILETHHIVKQYAEHRALDDVSLTVPQGCIFGLLGPNGAGKTSLIRIINQITAPDAGEVILGGERLKPDHIQRIGYLPEERGLYKKMKVGEQLLYLAQLKGLSEKEAMEKLKIWFVKFDIKAWWNKQIQDLSKGMQQKVQFVATVMHEPDLIILDEPFSGFDPINANLIKDEILELRDKGKTIIFSTHRMESVEELCDNIALINRSRKVLDGPKRAIKDQFKTNTYHVEYQGELGELPAAFSVLKTQPVEDEFLRTDIQIPPDAAVNDLIRLLLDRVAVRAFGENIPSMNEIFIQAVGEVND; encoded by the coding sequence ATGAATATTCTCGAAACCCATCACATTGTTAAGCAGTATGCCGAGCATCGTGCTCTTGATGATGTAAGTCTAACCGTTCCTCAAGGGTGTATCTTTGGTCTGCTGGGGCCAAACGGAGCCGGAAAAACATCACTTATTCGCATCATCAATCAAATTACGGCCCCCGATGCGGGTGAAGTTATACTTGGTGGCGAACGGCTCAAGCCCGATCATATCCAGCGCATTGGCTATCTGCCCGAAGAACGCGGCCTGTATAAGAAAATGAAGGTAGGGGAGCAACTGCTCTATCTGGCGCAACTGAAAGGCCTGAGCGAAAAAGAAGCTATGGAAAAGCTGAAAATCTGGTTCGTAAAGTTCGATATTAAAGCCTGGTGGAATAAGCAAATTCAGGACCTTTCTAAGGGGATGCAGCAAAAGGTACAGTTTGTGGCTACGGTGATGCACGAACCCGATCTGATTATTCTCGATGAACCGTTTTCCGGGTTCGACCCCATCAACGCCAATCTGATTAAAGACGAAATTCTGGAACTGCGCGATAAGGGTAAAACCATTATTTTCTCCACGCACCGCATGGAGTCGGTTGAGGAACTATGCGATAACATTGCACTCATTAACCGTTCGCGGAAAGTACTCGATGGGCCAAAGCGAGCCATTAAGGATCAATTCAAAACAAATACATACCACGTCGAATATCAGGGCGAATTGGGAGAACTGCCTGCTGCATTCTCAGTCTTGAAAACTCAGCCAGTTGAGGATGAATTTTTGCGGACCGATATTCAGATCCCGCCCGATGCAGCCGTTAACGATCTGATCAGACTCTTACTCGACCGGGTGGCAGTTCGGGCATTTGGCGAGAATATTCCAAGTATGAATGAGATTTTTATCCAGGCAGTTGGAGAAGTAAATGATTGA
- a CDS encoding zinc metalloprotease, which produces MDEHQRLVYLSPEYRRRRREIELETRAFIERYAEEGLRTGIVRIPVVVHVVWNTAGQNVSDAQIQSQIDVLNADFRRTNADTGSIPAAFTGVAADTRIEFALAVRDPNCGSTNGITRTHTNTTGFTYATLNNVKSVATGGADPWPSDRYLNMWVANFTDSLLGVATFPGGPAELDGFIVDTQAFGTIGTAAAPFNRGRTATHEIGHWLNLLHIWGDDQSLANTCSQSDECADTPNQSIMNYGTPAFPHISCGNGPNGDMFMNYMDYVDDAAMFMFTQDQATRMNATLSVARSGILSSDGLIPVTEAPTPDLWMQDNADDTGAEPDPSPNPMWISDDIWVRNGADGFMNQDHQNPLGDQLNKVYVRIRNRGCAGAAAQSGTVKLYWAKASSSLSWPAPWDGSVTAPALMGGLIGSQAVTVVGGSHEILSFDWAVPDPSDYAAFGADKAHFCLLARIETSPASPFGMTTPETSNLYANVQNNNNIVWKNVSVVDTDGDGGRFADVVVGNFDPKPRKIHLVFEAPKRASFTLFDWGHILIEFRGEALAALAKGDVKSRGFERLNDGRLIQTQPFAQILGLELKPGEFGTVHIQFVPNGRVATGAQVFEFDMTELNEKEQRIGGQRFLLKTTTGRKRPCWDKQLNTFDGVGWTNSKQHNCACGC; this is translated from the coding sequence ATGGACGAACATCAGCGTCTCGTCTATTTATCGCCTGAATATAGGCGCCGACGCCGAGAGATTGAACTGGAAACCCGCGCTTTTATTGAACGTTATGCCGAAGAAGGGCTTCGTACGGGTATTGTACGCATTCCAGTTGTTGTTCATGTTGTATGGAACACCGCCGGGCAAAATGTCAGTGATGCGCAAATACAGTCACAAATAGACGTATTAAATGCTGACTTTCGCCGAACTAATGCCGATACAGGCAGTATTCCGGCAGCATTTACCGGGGTAGCCGCCGACACTCGAATTGAGTTTGCTCTGGCTGTTCGGGACCCAAACTGCGGCTCAACAAATGGAATCACTCGTACTCACACCAATACGACCGGCTTTACCTACGCCACCCTTAACAACGTAAAGTCGGTGGCTACGGGTGGAGCCGACCCCTGGCCATCAGATCGTTACCTGAATATGTGGGTAGCTAATTTTACAGATAGCCTGCTTGGTGTGGCTACGTTTCCTGGTGGGCCAGCCGAACTGGACGGGTTTATCGTTGATACGCAGGCTTTTGGCACAATAGGAACAGCGGCAGCACCTTTCAATCGAGGGCGTACCGCAACCCACGAAATTGGGCACTGGCTCAATCTGCTTCACATTTGGGGAGATGATCAGTCTCTTGCCAACACCTGTAGTCAGTCTGACGAATGTGCCGATACGCCCAATCAAAGCATTATGAACTATGGTACACCGGCATTTCCTCATATTTCCTGCGGAAACGGGCCCAACGGCGATATGTTTATGAATTACATGGACTATGTTGATGATGCTGCCATGTTTATGTTTACCCAGGACCAGGCCACCCGTATGAATGCAACATTGTCGGTAGCACGTTCAGGTATTCTCTCATCCGATGGCCTGATTCCGGTTACGGAAGCTCCCACACCCGACTTATGGATGCAGGATAATGCCGATGACACCGGTGCCGAACCCGACCCTAGCCCAAATCCTATGTGGATCAGCGACGATATCTGGGTGCGTAATGGGGCAGATGGTTTCATGAATCAAGATCATCAGAACCCATTAGGAGATCAGCTCAACAAAGTTTATGTTCGTATTCGAAATCGTGGCTGTGCAGGTGCAGCCGCTCAATCGGGCACCGTAAAACTTTACTGGGCCAAAGCATCGAGTTCGCTATCCTGGCCTGCTCCCTGGGATGGCAGTGTAACAGCGCCTGCACTTATGGGCGGCTTGATTGGAAGTCAGGCCGTAACCGTTGTGGGAGGAAGCCACGAAATTTTGTCATTTGACTGGGCAGTACCCGACCCATCGGACTATGCTGCTTTTGGGGCCGATAAAGCCCATTTCTGTTTGCTCGCCCGGATTGAGACCTCGCCTGCTTCACCTTTTGGGATGACCACTCCCGAAACCAGCAACCTCTACGCAAACGTACAGAACAACAACAATATAGTTTGGAAAAACGTATCGGTTGTCGATACCGATGGCGATGGAGGGCGTTTTGCCGATGTAGTCGTGGGCAATTTCGACCCAAAACCCCGAAAAATCCATCTGGTTTTCGAAGCTCCTAAACGTGCGAGTTTTACGTTATTCGACTGGGGTCATATTCTCATTGAGTTTCGCGGTGAGGCATTGGCCGCTCTTGCTAAAGGAGACGTAAAATCCCGAGGTTTTGAACGGCTGAACGACGGTCGGCTTATCCAGACTCAGCCTTTCGCACAAATTCTGGGTCTGGAACTTAAGCCAGGCGAGTTCGGCACAGTTCATATTCAGTTTGTACCCAATGGCCGCGTTGCAACAGGTGCACAGGTTTTTGAATTTGATATGACTGAGCTGAACGAAAAGGAACAACGCATTGGCGGTCAGCGGTTTTTGCTCAAAACAACTACCGGCCGAAAACGCCCCTGCTGGGATAAACAACTCAATACGTTCGACGGTGTGGGCTGGACAAATTCCAAACAACATAATTGCGCATGCGGTTGCTAG
- a CDS encoding dicarboxylate/amino acid:cation symporter: protein MKLPNLTTRIFLGMVIGILIGYFFPDTGSGFSGSDLNILSKIFLRLIKMIIGPLVFATLVVGIAKLGDFGTVGRIGLKTLAYFYFATILSLIVGLLVVNIMKPGEVMNLPLPAKGTDTGVEVKKLTFDTFITHIVPTSFIEAMATNEILQIVVFSIFFGVAVGSVGAQGKVIIKALDALSHIMFKVTSYVMSFAPYGVLGAIAAVVAKQGLSILTGYVYLIFCFFGGLLFFIFVVLGLICLAVRIPYIALLKEVRSAIILSFSTASSEASFPQTIEALRRFGCSERIISFVLPLGYSFNLDGSMLYMTFATAFIAQAYHVPLSIEQQITMMLTLMITSKGIAGVPRASLVVIAGTMSLFDLPIEGLALLLGIDQVLDMGRSATSVAGNAVATCVISKWEGEFRTQPVDSEEIAA from the coding sequence ATGAAACTCCCCAATTTGACAACCCGCATTTTTCTGGGTATGGTGATCGGTATCCTGATCGGCTACTTTTTCCCGGATACGGGTTCAGGCTTTTCTGGTTCTGATTTAAACATACTTTCCAAAATTTTCCTACGGCTCATTAAAATGATTATTGGGCCGCTTGTCTTTGCGACCCTGGTGGTTGGTATTGCCAAACTCGGTGATTTTGGTACTGTAGGCCGAATTGGTCTTAAAACACTCGCCTATTTTTACTTCGCTACCATCTTGTCGCTGATTGTAGGGCTGCTGGTTGTCAATATCATGAAGCCCGGCGAGGTCATGAATTTACCATTACCCGCAAAGGGGACCGATACGGGTGTTGAGGTCAAAAAGTTAACCTTCGATACCTTTATCACACATATTGTGCCAACGAGTTTTATAGAAGCGATGGCTACAAATGAAATTCTTCAGATCGTTGTATTCAGTATCTTCTTTGGGGTTGCTGTTGGATCGGTAGGGGCGCAGGGTAAGGTCATTATCAAGGCGCTGGATGCCTTGTCGCACATAATGTTCAAGGTGACCAGCTATGTTATGTCGTTTGCGCCGTATGGTGTATTGGGGGCTATTGCCGCCGTGGTGGCCAAACAGGGACTGAGTATTCTGACGGGCTATGTTTATCTGATTTTCTGTTTCTTTGGCGGATTACTGTTCTTCATTTTCGTTGTTCTTGGGCTGATCTGTCTGGCCGTTCGCATTCCTTATATAGCACTGCTGAAAGAGGTACGCTCAGCCATTATTCTATCGTTCAGTACAGCTAGTTCGGAGGCTTCGTTTCCGCAAACCATTGAAGCATTGCGCCGGTTTGGGTGTTCAGAACGGATCATCTCATTCGTATTGCCACTCGGCTATTCGTTTAATCTCGATGGTTCTATGCTTTACATGACGTTTGCTACGGCATTTATTGCGCAGGCCTATCATGTGCCGCTGAGCATCGAACAGCAAATTACTATGATGCTTACCCTCATGATTACCTCGAAAGGGATTGCAGGGGTGCCCAGGGCGTCGCTGGTAGTTATTGCCGGAACGATGTCTCTTTTTGACCTGCCCATCGAAGGCCTGGCTTTGCTGCTGGGGATTGATCAGGTTCTCGATATGGGCCGTAGCGCAACCAGTGTAGCGGGCAATGCTGTTGCTACCTGTGTAATCTCGAAATGGGAGGGCGAATTTAGAACACAGCCTGTTGATTCAGAAGAGATTGCCGCTTAG
- a CDS encoding ABC transporter permease — MQTIFLIIKREYLTRVRKRSFLIMTILGPMLIFAFYAIIGWAAVSSIDQKKVAVVDESKRFVNKFKNDDETSFSYSKQPLAVAKKEFVKQGYDALVFIPKNVIEEPKTVQIFAQKSVSLALQSNIERAISKEIETIKLEKAGITQKVIEDAKVNVDAQTINLSEGGEKSSNAIAMTIIGYFCAFLIYISVFIYGTQVMRGVMEEKTNRIVEVIISSVKPFQLMLGKILGVALVGLTQFMLWILLTIGLFTVGGTLVGDKVERGRQAMQNSSAVASPDQVAKTDKAKNGAVASVLKAVETLNIPLIVASFLFYFLGGYLLYSALFGAIGAAVDNETETQQFMFPITIPIIGAIAVAQFVIKDPDGALAFWTSMIPFTSPVVMMVRIPFGVPAWELILSMVLLVLGFMGTTWLAARIYRVGILMYGKKVTYKELSKWVFYKA, encoded by the coding sequence ATGCAAACAATTTTTCTAATCATAAAACGGGAGTATCTGACGCGAGTACGGAAACGGTCGTTTCTGATCATGACCATTTTGGGCCCGATGCTGATTTTTGCTTTCTATGCCATTATCGGCTGGGCAGCCGTTAGTTCGATCGATCAGAAAAAAGTGGCGGTTGTCGATGAGAGTAAACGATTCGTCAACAAGTTCAAGAACGACGACGAAACGTCATTTTCCTATTCAAAACAACCTTTGGCCGTAGCCAAAAAAGAGTTTGTCAAACAGGGATACGATGCGCTGGTATTTATCCCGAAAAATGTAATCGAAGAACCCAAAACCGTACAGATTTTTGCGCAGAAAAGCGTTAGTCTGGCCTTGCAGAGTAATATTGAACGGGCTATCTCGAAAGAGATCGAGACAATTAAATTAGAAAAGGCCGGGATTACCCAGAAAGTGATTGAAGACGCCAAGGTCAATGTCGATGCACAAACCATTAACCTGAGCGAAGGGGGCGAAAAGAGTAGCAATGCCATTGCGATGACCATTATTGGCTATTTCTGCGCCTTCCTGATTTATATCTCCGTGTTTATCTATGGAACCCAGGTGATGCGGGGCGTTATGGAAGAAAAAACAAACCGGATTGTCGAGGTTATTATTTCGTCGGTAAAACCCTTCCAGCTAATGCTGGGCAAAATCCTGGGTGTTGCGCTGGTGGGCCTGACGCAGTTTATGCTGTGGATTTTGCTTACCATTGGGCTATTTACAGTGGGCGGCACATTGGTAGGAGATAAGGTTGAGCGGGGTCGACAGGCGATGCAAAATTCAAGTGCAGTAGCCTCACCCGACCAGGTTGCTAAAACCGACAAGGCTAAAAACGGTGCCGTGGCCAGCGTACTGAAAGCCGTAGAAACGCTTAATATTCCGTTGATTGTAGCGAGTTTTCTCTTTTACTTTTTGGGCGGTTATCTGCTCTACAGTGCTCTGTTCGGGGCAATTGGAGCCGCCGTCGATAACGAGACGGAGACGCAGCAATTTATGTTTCCAATCACTATTCCCATTATTGGTGCTATTGCGGTAGCCCAGTTCGTTATCAAAGATCCCGATGGTGCCCTGGCTTTCTGGACATCGATGATTCCGTTTACATCGCCAGTTGTGATGATGGTTCGGATTCCGTTTGGCGTACCTGCCTGGGAATTGATTCTGTCGATGGTGCTGCTGGTTTTGGGCTTTATGGGGACCACCTGGCTGGCAGCTCGTATCTACCGCGTTGGCATTCTGATGTATGGTAAAAAAGTGACCTACAAAGAACTCTCGAAATGGGTGTTTTATAAGGCATGA